The DNA segment GGCTTTGCGCTCTTTGGTTGGCGTTTGATGCGTGATTACCGGAATCAGAAACGCTGCGGAGATTGCATAGCCTGTATCGTTATCACTCGTGAAGATAATGGTTCGCTCACGTGCATGTTTCTTTAAGAGGAAATCAAGCGTACGCAACTTGGCTGACGTGCCGAGCGCGAGTTTCTTTGAACGTTGATGCGCGAGCATGGCTTGGCGGCCTTTGCGACTGGTGGCACTTTCGCGGATGAAGCGATGCCATCCTGCTAAACCATCCAAGACAATGCCGTGATCGATGAGGAAGTTAGAGAACGTGCTGCGCGCACGGCGGTACTCTTCTTCTTCTTGTGGCGTGAGCGTGACTTTAATCCGCTCGATCACATAATCGGCAAGATAGTCGCCAGCTAACTCCTTGATACCTTTGGCGTACACTTGTGGACCAATGAGCGTATCGAGGAGCGCATGGCGTCCATCGCTTCGTTCTGGAGTAGCAGTTAACCCAAGACGATAGGGAGCGAGACACATCTCAGCGGCATGACTATACATTTCACCTGGGAGATGGTGACATTCATCGAAGATGATCAATCCCCAGCGATTGCCGAGGCGATCCATGTGGCTGTAGGCGCTATCATAGGTTGTGACAGTGATGGCTTGAATTTCGTAATAGCCACCACCAATCAAACCGATTTGTTCACCAAACGCAGCGCACAATAAGTCATACCATTGATTCATCAGATCAATAGTCGGCGCGACCACCAGTGTTCCGCGTTGCACGGTTTCGATGACCATCTGACCGACATAGCTTTTTCCCGCACCAGTGGGGAGAACAACGACACCACGTCGGCCAGCCGACTTCCAGGCATCCAAAGCTTCAGTCTGAAAGGGATGGGGAGCCTGCGTTAAGCGGCTGGCAACCTTGAGGGTCGGGTATGCTGGAGCGGTGTTGTCATAGGTAACCCTGTCCTGCTTAAACTGCTCAATGGTCGCGCGATAATGCAATGCCTGCGTGCGCCAACGGTCGACGCGACCATCCCACTGAAAGTGAGGCGGAGGTTGAAAGCCGGGAGGTGGGTCGTGGAGGACGAGGGTACCTAAGTCAAAAGACAAACGCATGGGGAAGGAATCGGAGAATCGGTGAGAGAAAATTCTTCTCTGTTTCTCCCCGTCTCCGGTTCTCCGTTTCATCGGTAGCTTTATACCACCCTTTTTTCGCGCAACTCGGCAATCTTCGCTGCGCTGTAACCCAAGCCGCGTAAAACTTCGTCTGAATGTTCGCCAATCGCTGGAGCAAACGAACGAATCGAGCCTGGAGTATCAGATAGTTTTACGGCCACACCAGCTTGGACAACTTTTCCCGCCACAGGATGATCGAGTTCGACTGCCATTTGACGATGACGAATCTGCGGGTCGTTAAATGCTTCGGGGACGCTATACACTTTACCAACACAGACATCGGCTTTGGTAAGAAACTCAAACCATTCCTCACGCGTTTTGGTAAGGAAGATTTTCTGCAGTTCAGCACGAGCGTGGGCATGACGTTCATGAGGAGGGCCGGAGAAATCACCGGCCTTCATCGCGCAATCTTTGAGGTCTGGGCGATTCAACGCATCGCATAGATTGTGGAACAACCACGGTTCAGTGCAGCCGATGGTAATCATCTTGCCGTCTTTGGTGTTGTAGAAGCTGTAGTAGGCGTGGCCGCCGCCGAAGACGCCGTTGCCACGACCAGGCATGACATCATCAGCGAAGTAGTCCCTCACATTTGGTGTGGCGGCGAGCAAAGAGAGCGTTGTATCGAGATACGAAATATCGACAAACTGTCCTTTGCCCGTGCGCTCGCGGGCGAACAAAGCGAACATGATGCCAGTGACACCATGCATCGAGGCACCGGCGTAGTCAGCAATGATGTTAAGTGGAATCGACGGCGGGCCTTCAGTCGGGCCAATCAAATCGGCAACGCCAGCGAGTGACAGATAGTTCAGGTCGTGTGCTGGATAGTCGCGATATGGCCCATCCTGGCCGAAGCCGCTCAGCGCGCAGTAAATCAATCGTGGGTTGAGCTTCTTGAGGGTGTCATAGTCACCGCCGAGGCGCTTCATCACACCTGGGCGATAGCCTTCGACGAGCACATCGTAACTCTTCGCCAGATCTTGCAGCACGGCTTGCCCGGCAGGCTCTTTGAGATTAAGGGTCAAACTTTTCTTATTACGGTTCGTAAAGCTGGTGGCGAGTTTCTTGGCATCTTTGGGACCAGGAGAGGCACCGGACCCAGCGAGTTTATCTGACGGTGGCGCTTCAATCTTCAACACTTCAGCGCCCATATCTGCCAACATCATCGTGCAAAACGCTCCTGGCCCCACGCGGGTGAGTTCCAGAACTTTGATTCCGTCGAGTGCTCCGGCCATGGCTCCCTCCTCTGTTGCGAATGTGTGTTTCGTTGGTCTTTATAGACTAGCAACCCACGCGGAGGCTAGTGTGGTACCGAGAAAGAATCGGTGAAACGGAGACGGGGAGAATCGGAGACTCATAGAAAAGGAACGGGAGAACGGGTGAAGGGGAGAACCGGTGACCACTCGCCACTCTTGGTCCCTGATCGCCCCGTCGCCCATTCGTCTTCTCTCTCCGATTCCCCGATTCTCCGATTCAAGTTTCAGGGTTCTCCGTTTTAATCCGGCTTCAAAACGCTGCAATTGTTCGTAACGTGCCGATCTGCTAATCCGCACACTATGACTCCCCGAGAAAAATTACGGAAAATTCGCGAGGAACTGCAACAGATGTTCCTCGAACGGGCTGAGCTGATCGATGGTGCGCTTGCAGCGCTGTTGTCTGCACAGCATGTGATGATTGTCGGTCCGCCGGGGACGGCGAAGTCGATGCTTGCTGACGAGCTTTGTCGGCGGATTGAGGGAGCATCGTATTTCCAATGGCTACTGACAAAATTCACCACCCCTGAAGAGTTGTTCGGCGCCGTCAGCTTAAAGGCGTTGGAAGCCGATGACTATCGACGTGTGACCGCGCACAAGCTGCCAGAAGCGCATATCGCATTCCTTGATGAAGTGTTCAAAGCTAGCTCGTCAATTCTTAATGCGATTCTGACGATTATTAACGAACGTCTCTTTCATAATGGGCGCCAAGTAACCCCCGTGCCGTTGTTGACGCTCTTCGGCGCAAGTAACGAGTTGCCGGAAGATGATGAACTGCTGGCGTTGTATGACCGGTTTTTAGTCCGCTTTGTTGTGGGATATATCAACGAAGATTTTCGTTTCCTTAAGATGCTGCAAAGCAAAGAGCCAAGCGAGCGAACGACGCTGACGCTTGATGATCTACTCCACCTGCAAACTGAGACTCGTGCTGTCGCTGTCCCGGCACGAGTCCTTCAAGGACTGGCAGACATTCGCCGTGAGCTCTCGAAGAAAAATATCGTGGCTTCGGATCGTCGCTATCGCCAGAGTTTAAGCTTGCTGCAAGCGCTCGCCTATATCAGTGGTCGCACGAGTGTAGTCGAGTCTGATCTCTTTTTCCTGGAGCACGTTCTCTGGAAAGATCCCGGTGAACGAGGTGAGGTGCATAACGTGATTCAGGGGTTGATTCATGGCTATGAAGATGAAGTACAGGAGTTGTTATTCCAGACTCGTGAACTGCGCGACTACGCTGAGCGCGACTGGGAAAGTAAAGAACAACAAGCCCGTGCAGTGATTGAGGCGCATACCAAGATCCGTCACATCTTAGCGAAAGTGAATGAGATCAGTGAAAAAGTAAGCGACGCCGGTCGGCCTCTGGATAAAGTCGAAACGATTAAGAGTGAGATTCAGACGATTCAACAGCAGTTGGAAAAAGCTCTCAGCTCTCAGCCTTCAGCCGTCAGCTTGAAAAGGAGCTAGGAGTTATTGTCTGTAAAAATTTCGATCTTTCCCGCTGAAAGCTGACTGCTGGTAGCTGAAAGCTAAAGATTATGCCCCGTCGCACACCGATAAAGAAAAAATCACAGTTCGTTCTGCCTCCACCACCGCCAATTCCTCAGCAGACGTGTTGGATTGAAAGCGATTCGTATGATCGTGCTGTCTATAAGAAGTTACGCGACGAATCGCCTTCGCTGCAGGCGTTAGAAGAAAACGGCATTGCGCTGACTCCGCGGTTTGATGCGCTACTGCAGGATCTCTTCTCAGCATTGTTCAAAATGAATGTCCTGTTCTTGAAAGACTCAGAGGTACTGCCCAGTGCATCGTTGAACCGGGTGCTGTTATCTGCTCTGCATCAGGGTGATCTTGCCAAGCTGTTACGTGAAGCCACATTGCTCGATGAAGGGAAGGCTGGCCTGGCAACAGTCTTATTGGGAGAAGGAGCCCTGAAGTTGCTCAAAGCTGAGAAGCCCCTCACCCGGCGTGATCTTCTTGATCTGTGGAACATGCAAAAACAAGAAGAGACCGTGCAAGAGAAAATTGATGAGGCCAACAATGCCAAAGAGCTGAGTAAAGATCTCGCCAAACAGGGCGAGTTGTCGAAAGAGGCGAAAGAACTCCTCGAACAAGCAGCCAACAAACTCGCGAGCGAAGCGCGGGCCGAAGAAGCACGGTTGCGACAACAAGCGAAGCAACTGCAAGAAGATCTGTCTCGTGCGCAACAGGAAGCCGAAACGCGCTTTCGCAAAGAAGCGATCAAAGTTACGCAGAACATCGAGGATGCAGCGCAAGAGGCGGAATCATGGGGTGTGGCGCTTGGTGGCGGTCACAAATCCTCCCCTGGTCGACAAATCGAACTCGGTAAACATCTTGCCGGGAACGAGAAACTCAAAAAGCTGGCGAAGATGGTCGGTCGTATGAAAGAGCATGCGCTTGCGCTGCGCCGCAAGATTTTTGAACGGACATATGAAGAACTCTTTGAGGTTGGCATAGGTGCGGAAGTCAGCCGTCTATTGCCGACTGAACTCATGACCCTTCATCATCCGATCCTCCGTAAAGACTTCACCCGCCGTTTTGTCGACAATGAACTACTTTTGTACTCACTGCGTGGCATTGAAGAAAAAGGCAAGGGGCCGGTGGTTGTGTGTCTCGACGGCAGCTCGTCGATGATCGGCGATAAGGAAGTGTGGGCCAAAGCGCTCACGCTGACCCTGCTCGAAATTGCCCGCCGTCAGCGTCGTCTGTTTCGCGCGATATGTTTCTCGTCTGCCGATACCCCACTGCAGATCTTTGATCTCAATCCCCGTGAGCGTTACGACGTTGAAATGGGCACCGTGATGGAACTGGCGGAGTATTTTCCTGGCGGCGGCACTGACTTTGAGACTCCGCTCAATGCTGCACGGGAGTGTATTCGTCAGTCGCGTTTCAAGCGTGGCGATATCGTCTTTATCACTGATGGTGAATGTGATGTGAAGCGCGAATGGGCTGAAGAGTTTCGTGCGGACAAGGAAGAAATGGGATTCTCGCTCTTCTCGATTTTGATTGATGTCGGCGGATCAAGTTCGATGGGAGTGCTCAAGGAGTTTAGTGACAAGATTTCGACCGTCTCGCAGCTAACGAGTGAGGGAGTGAAAGACTTATTTGTAAAACTGTAGAGGGAGACCTCATGGCAAAGAACATTTCCGTCTGTCTTTCCTTCGATTTTGACGCGATGTCTGTATGGCTGACGACGATGCGCTCGCGGTCGCTGAGTACCGTGTCTCGTGGTGAGTTCGGTAAGGTTGGTACTGAGCGCTTACTTGAGACCCTACGACGTAGCCAGGTGCTGTCGTCATGGTTCATTCCCGGCCACACGATTGATACGTTTCCTGATCTCGTGACACGTATTGCTCAGGCCGGGCACGAAATCGGCCATCACGGGTATTGCCATGAGAATCCAGCCTCGGTGAAGCCTGATGAAGAACGTCGCATCTTAGAACGTGGCATTGAGTGCATTCGGCGCGTGACTGGCAAAACACCGATCGGCTATCGCTCGCCAGCCGCAGACTTGAGCCCACAGTCTGTGAGTTTATTAGTAGAGTATGGGTTTCTCTATGACTCCAGCATGATGGCCAATGATTTTACGCCATATTACTGTCGGATCGGTGACGAGTTGCGTACGGACGGGCCGTATGTGTTCGGCAAAGAAGCTGATCTGGTGGAATTGCCGATGGACTGGAGTCTCGATGATTGGCCGTATTTTGGGCTGCACTGGCCTGCCCATCACGTCGGGCTGCGAACACCTGAAGAAGTGGAAACGATTTGGAAATCTGACTTCGACTTTCTCTACCAACGCATAGGTGAGGGCGTGTTTATTCTTACCATGCACCCACAAGTCATCGGTCGTGGTCACCGTATTCTGATGCTGGAACGAATCATAGAGTACTTGAAAGGCCACGAGGGAGTGACGTTTAAAACTATGAGCCAGGTTGCAGTGGAGTGGAAACACGCAAATCCGCTCAAGAAAACGAAGGAGTGAGTTCCCGAATTCACTCCTCTTCCTGATTACTTTTCAGTCCCAACTCACGAATCTTTTGTTGTAGCTGTTGTCTGAGCATGCCCATTTCTGCAGCAGCCTTGGTCACGTTGCCGTGATGACGCTGCAGCGCGCGTGTAATGAAATCACGTTCAAAGGCATCGATCACCTGCTGTTTGGCCTCTTTGAACGTTGCCGTACTGTTTGGTTCCAGTGATGCCACCGGTTGATTGAGGCGCAGGTCGGATACGTAGATTTCTTGTCCATTGGTTAATACGGCAGATGCCTCGATCACATTTTTTAGTTCACGCACATTGCCAGGCCACGGTGCGCTCAATAACGCGCTATAGGCATCGGCAGAGAAGGATATGGGTCCCCGCCCATAACGAGTAGTGACTTCTTTGAGAAAATGTGTGGCAAGGAGAGGGATGTCCTCACGTCGATCGCGAAGCGAGGGGAGCGTTAGGGGAACGACGTTCAGACGAAAGAATAAATCTTCACGGAATTTTCCTTCGTGCACCATCTGCTGGAGATTCTTGTTGGTTGCGGCGATCACGCGAACATCAACGGCGATCGTCCGATTGCCACCCACCCGTTCGCATTCTCGTTCTTGCAGGATGCGCAGCACTTTTGCTTGCGTTTCGAGCGGCATATCACCGATCTCGTCGAGAAAAATACTGCCGTGATCAGCAGCTTCGAATTTCCCCTCGCGCGCTGCAGTGGCACCGGTAAAGGCACCTTTTTCATGACCGAAGAGTTCTGACTCAACTAACTCTCGTGCCATTGCAGCACAGTTTACCTTGATAAACGGCCCGTTCTTGCGGGGGCTGTTGTGATGGACAGCATTGGCGATCAACTCTTTGCCAGTGCCACTCTCCCCGGTAACCAGAACGGTCAAGTCCGTTGGGGCCACTCTCTTGATGACATCGAATACCCGCTGCATTGTCGGGCTCGTACCAAGGATATTTTCGAAACGAAATGAGGCGTCGAGTCGCTCATGCAATGCTGCACTTGCCGTTGCAGCGCCTGTTGTTCGAAGGCTTGGTGAACAAGAATCTTCACCTCATCGTTATCAAACGGCTTGATCAGGTAATCGCGTGCGCCAGCTTTCATCGCTTCGACAGCGATCTTTTCGGAACCGTACGCGGTCATCAGGATAACGGAGGTCTCAGGATGCTGCTCTTTGATCTTCTTCAACAAGCTGAGTTCATCGAGACCGGCCATGCGTAAATCCGAGAGCACAAGGTTATATGCTTGACGAGCAAGCTCTCGTAACGCCTCGTTCCCATTCTCAACAATAGTGACCTCGTAGCCCTCTTTGGTTAGCAACCCTTTGAGGCCGATGCGGATCGAGCGCTCGTCATCAACAACCAGGATCGTTTGCTTCATGCCGCTGACCTTGTCTCGGGCCGTTGTCGTGGAATGGTGAGGGTGAATGTGGTGCCTTTCCCTAAGGTGCTGGCGACAGCAATCTGTCCGCCATGACCTTCAATAATTTTCTGGGCGATAGCTAACCCGAGCCCGGTGCCTTTCTCTTTAGTGGTGAAAAATGGCTCGAAGATACGATTCTGATCTTCGATGGATAAGCCTTGGCCGTTATCGCTCACGCGAATTTGCACCTCTGGTCCAGTGGCAAGAAGTTCAACCGTGATGACCCCGTCGTGGTCAACCGCATCGCGTGCATTGATCAGGAGATTGAGAATCGTCCGCCGCATTTTTTCTTCATCAATGACCGCCCATACCGAAGGTTGTTCCTGAAAATGTACGATGACGCGTTTTTCTGACGGAGGAGAGGAGAAACGCTGAATGGTAGCGCTCACCAATCCATTGAGGTCACAGTCAGAGAATTGAAACTCCTCTTTACGAGCATATGCGAGAAGTTGACTCACACTTTGTTCTACACGATTCAAGTCTTCGAGTGCCAGGGAGACGTATTCCTTTCCTGGCGTATTGCTGTTCAGTTCTTCGTCGACTTGTTGCAGTAGGCATTTGGCGCCAGTGATCGGATTGCGGATTTCATGCGCCACGGTAGCGGCAAGTTGACCAATTGCTGCAAGCTTCTCACGATGCTGCATCTCGCGTTCGAGTGCGAGCTTTGACCGCACCAGTACGAGGTTGTCGATAGCCATTGCCAATTGCCCACCGGCGGCTTCGAGGAGTGACAGTTCTTGACTGAAAAATGGTCGGCCAGAATGCTTCTCTCCTAAGAGTAACCATCCACGTTGCTCACGGCAGGGAAGGGTCAGAATGACACCAATCTGCGCCTCTCCACACGCAGTCTTCAGTGGGCTGTCGAGCAATTCTTCAACGACAATGATTGGATCTTTCGTTTGCTGAAGCAGTAGTAGGAGAACCGAGGAATGTGTCTTTACGGGAGTGGTGTGGTCATACACTGTTCCATCGGCAAACAGAATCGTCGCGGAAGTGAGATCTAAACTACCAGTGAATTTCTCGACCGCATCGCGACATAATCCTTCGAGATCTGACCACGAAGTCAGCATTTGTGTGAACTGTTTGAGCAACTCGGCGCTGCGCACTCGATGGCGGAAGAACGAGCGCTCAATCGACTTTTGCAGACCGTCACGCAGAACATGAAAGAGGAAATGAAAGGCGAAAAGGATCAACAACAGACGAACAGCGAACGCGACCGGACGAAAATTCTGGCCGGGGAAAAGCCATCCGCCTCCATAGTAGGCCACAAGCAGCGCAAAGCCGAGGAACAATACCCCGAGTGCGGAATACAGCAGGCTGCGGGTGAATACCATGTCCATGAAACGATAGCGCAGTACGCTGTAACCCATCGCTAGGGCTGGTGGGAGTGGAGAAAGTTTGGGAATGAGAGAAAGAATCGAGGCCTTGTCAGGATACAGGCGGCAGAAAAAGTCTGAGACGGCACACATCAAGAGGACCCCGCCGAGGCCAGCGTAGACAATCAATCGCGACTCCGGCTTGAGCAGATGGCGAGCACGTAGTTCAGCTCTCATTTTGACTTCGGCGATGGTGAGTGGAAGATAGAGGAACAACAGGCCCAAAAATGCCGGTCCATAGTGCTCTGGTAGCGGGCGAGGTGAGGCGTACAGATGATAGACGATTGGTAAGATACCAAGGTAGTTGAGTGTCAGATGTGCCCAACGTCGCCATCCGTGCAGGGAAAGACGACTTAACACCAGACAATGACGGATCAACGAAGGAACCAGATAGAGAACTGGATAACTGGTTTGAAAAAGAAATGTTCCCAACGCGCTCGTCGGTTTCTCTAGCGTTGTGGCTGCCGAAGAAGCAAGTGCATTACTGAGACACCAATAGGCGCACGCCACCATGGTAGCGAGGAAAACCCAATCCTGTTCACTCTTGGTCCGTTTGTACCAGACGAGTTGGGCCAGCAGTCCGTAGATACAGCATGTGACGAAGAAGGCAAATGTGGCGATGAGGAAAATGGCATCCATGCTCTGTTGTTATTCTATGCGCTCCTTCGCCGCATTGATCAAGATGTTGAGGCTTCATGAGTTTTTCTGAAACACCTGGAACATTTGCCTATCAAGAAAGTTGAAATCCTTCTGCAACGAATACCCCGCCGCTTCCATTTCGCGCTGACTGGTTTCCTTCGGGGTCCAATGCCCGAGGATGCGGAAAATCCAACTCTTTCCCGCGAGATCGATAATGGCCACGCGACCGCCTGGTTTTAGATAACGCGTTGCGGATTGGAAATAGGCAGTACGCTCGGTCAGGTGGTGATAGGTGTTACACGTAAAGATCAGATCGACACCTGTTGCTGGCAACAATGGATCATCCGGCTTAGCCAGGATCGTTTCGATATTCGGGTATCCGCGTTTCGCTGCTTGCTTGGCGATGTATTCGAGGTTGCCTTTGTCGATATCGACAGCATACACCTTTCCAGTTGGGCCAACGGCGTCTGCCAAACGAAATGTGAAATATCCGCCACCAGCACCGAGGTCAGCAACTTGGTTCCCCGGCTGTAGGGAAAGCGACTGGATGACGACGTCCGGTTGTTGCCAACGGTCGCGCCAGCTTGCATTCATGAACGAGCGCGAAATGCTACCACAACCGACGCAGATCAAGAGCGGAACGCCAAGGAGTGGTGTCCAAGAGATCATGCTTTCACCTCCTATGGGTGTATCGTGAGGAAAAAATCGTACATACGTTCTCCGAAAAGAACTGATAGTTATGGAAGTGGTACGATGGTGTACTGTTCAAGCGCACGATACAGGGCGAAGAGGAGCCCACTCATCATCAAGAAGGTCGTGGTGGTAAGCACCCCTTCCGTGACAGTTTCCATCATTCCTGTTGCTTTTACTCGTGTCGCCATCCGTTCCCAACGTGACAGCTGAACCGTCGTTACCCGTAGAGGAGCGAGCGCGGTGTGCTGTCCGGTTAATGAATGGATCTTCTGTACATGCTGCATGGTGTTGTTCCCCCTTGTTGCGTTGTGTGTTCCTGCACCTAAGAAGAAGCAAAGCCAATGCCAGCCACACCAGCGAGCAGTATGACGATTTGTCGACGGGTTAGGCGGAAGTGAGGTGAAAAAATGAAAGAAAAAACATGCAAGGTGCAAGAGAAAGGTTGCAGGAGGGAATGGGGGCGGTTTGTCGGGGTGGTACTTTCCTCGCGAGCGTTCAGCTATCAGTTATCAGCTCTCAGCCACAAGATGAGGAGCGGAAAATTTTCTAGAAAAGCTGATCGCTGACAGCTAAATGCTAGCCTTTCGCCTGCCGTATAGTCTGACAATGCGCTTCAACGATCTGATTGATATCGCGTGCATACCCACCACCAAGTGTCACAACGAGTGGGATACCGGCACGGTGAGCAAATTCACAAACCAGACGATCACGCTCACCAATTCCTGACATCGTCAGCGCTAGCTTGCCGAAACGGTCACCGGCCAAAACATCCACCCCAGCCTGGTACAAAATCAGATCCGGACTGAACTGTTGTAAGAGTTGTGGCAAGGCGCTGGCAAGAATGCTGAGGTATTGCTCGTCGGTCGTGCCATCAGGAAGCCCAATATCCCACGAACTGCGCTCTTTGCGTGCAGGATAATTGGTTTCGCTGTGCATAGAAAAGGTAAAGACGTTAGGATCATCTTGGCAAAGAACGGCGGTCCCGTTTCCTTGATGGACATCGAGATCAACGATGAGGAACCGCTGTGCGAGACGTTCGTGGCGTAGTCTTCGTAGGACAATGACATGGTCGTTGAAGATGCAGTAGCCTTCGCCATGATCAGCAAACGAATGGTGAGTGCCGCCAGCGAGATTCGCGGCAACTCCGTCATGCAAGGCTGCACACGCGGCGCCATACGTTCCGCCAATCACCGCAAACGCACGACGAGCTAACTCTGGCGACCACGGTAAGCCCAGGCGGAGTTGCGCTTTTCGCTCCAGGGTACCGTTGATGAAGGCGTGGACATACTCTGGCGTATGGACTCGTAAGACATCGTCGATCGTTGCGGCTACGGGTTCGATTAGCTCTTCTTGTGACAAGGTTGCATCCTGCAGCAAGCGTTCTGGCACCAGCTGATACTTATCCATTGGATAGGAGTGGTGACCGAGCGAGACCGTGTAGTAAGCAGAGGTAAACGCCTGCATGTCACACTTGCTGCCAGAAGACGTTGAGAAATTCAACGCTACTATCATCGTTAATGCAAAAATGAATCATGAAGGGGTCAGCACGATATAAGAACGACGGTTTTGCTGGGTCATAGAATGAGGGAAACCGACCTGGAAGAGCTGGGTCAGTGGTGATCTTGGCAAGCGCTTCATCAAGCAGCGTAGCTTCGCGAGGTGAACAAGAAGCTTCGATCTGCGTGATCTCAGCGAGGCAATTGGGCGCGAACCGGAAGTCAGCCACGGCGACGTGTTTTGGTTAAACGCCGCCCGAGTGCAGCGAGTTGCTTAACGGACAATGGTCCCTTGACCGTAATCATTTTCCCTTGGCGAGCTTCATCTAGTGAACGTCGCATGGCAGCCAGGGCGGTCGGGTCTTGCCAGAGCCGTGCAAGGGCACGCAAGGTTTCCAACTCTTCAAAGCCAACAACGGCAGCAGCAGGGACCCCTCTTTTGGTGACGATTACGCGTTCTCCCTGTTGGGCAGCATCCACTAATGCAAGAAATTCATGACGGGCTTGGCTGGCGGTAAGATAGCGATCCATAGCTCCCTCTTTGTACACTTAAGCGTACAGAGGAAAAGCTATCGACACAAGCCTAGTAGATAGTCCAGAAAGTTTTGATGGATAACTCAAGGGACGTCATTCCCGCGAATGCGGGAATCCTGGCGGCTTAACTACAGGCCACGGCTGAATTTCCCTGGATGCCCGCCTGTGCGGGCATGACGAAACCCTATCCCTCAAAATTAAATGGACTGACTACTAGCTTTCTTGTTGTCGCTCCTCCACCAGTTCCTCGATGAGTTCGGTGAGCACGTAGGCCGCGACCTCTCGTGGCTTGCCACACACTTTACCAAAGGCATCATAGTACGCGAAGCTGTAGTCTTTGTGTTCTCGTATGAAGTCAACGAACCCCTCTGCGGCGCCAGGAGGAAGGCTCTCAGCTACCCATTCTGGCAGCAAGTGAAACTGCCAATGGTCATAGGAGATCTGTCGGCGTTGCAATAGCGCCAGCGCGCGATCTCGAAGTGTACAGATCATCTGCTCATAGTCCATTGACACTTTTCTCTAACTGAGTGAAGAGTGATGCGCAAGAAATGAAGAGAGACGTGTCGCTTTGTGAATTTTACATTTTTCATTCTTCATTTTTAATTGTCTTGAGGGAGGGACTGTA comes from the Deltaproteobacteria bacterium genome and includes:
- a CDS encoding DEAD/DEAH box helicase, yielding MKRRTGDGEKQRRIFSHRFSDSFPMRLSFDLGTLVLHDPPPGFQPPPHFQWDGRVDRWRTQALHYRATIEQFKQDRVTYDNTAPAYPTLKVASRLTQAPHPFQTEALDAWKSAGRRGVVVLPTGAGKSYVGQMVIETVQRGTLVVAPTIDLMNQWYDLLCAAFGEQIGLIGGGYYEIQAITVTTYDSAYSHMDRLGNRWGLIIFDECHHLPGEMYSHAAEMCLAPYRLGLTATPERSDGRHALLDTLIGPQVYAKGIKELAGDYLADYVIERIKVTLTPQEEEEYRRARSTFSNFLIDHGIVLDGLAGWHRFIRESATSRKGRQAMLAHQRSKKLALGTSAKLRTLDFLLKKHARERTIIFTSDNDTGYAISAAFLIPVITHQTPTKERKAILESFNRGEYLALATSKVLNEGVNVPEASVAVILSGSGSTREHVQRLGRVLRKREGKQAILYEVITAGTVEENISQRRRQHDAYQ
- a CDS encoding CoA transferase, giving the protein MAGALDGIKVLELTRVGPGAFCTMMLADMGAEVLKIEAPPSDKLAGSGASPGPKDAKKLATSFTNRNKKSLTLNLKEPAGQAVLQDLAKSYDVLVEGYRPGVMKRLGGDYDTLKKLNPRLIYCALSGFGQDGPYRDYPAHDLNYLSLAGVADLIGPTEGPPSIPLNIIADYAGASMHGVTGIMFALFARERTGKGQFVDISYLDTTLSLLAATPNVRDYFADDVMPGRGNGVFGGGHAYYSFYNTKDGKMITIGCTEPWLFHNLCDALNRPDLKDCAMKAGDFSGPPHERHAHARAELQKIFLTKTREEWFEFLTKADVCVGKVYSVPEAFNDPQIRHRQMAVELDHPVAGKVVQAGVAVKLSDTPGSIRSFAPAIGEHSDEVLRGLGYSAAKIAELREKRVV
- a CDS encoding AAA family ATPase, whose translation is MTPREKLRKIREELQQMFLERAELIDGALAALLSAQHVMIVGPPGTAKSMLADELCRRIEGASYFQWLLTKFTTPEELFGAVSLKALEADDYRRVTAHKLPEAHIAFLDEVFKASSSILNAILTIINERLFHNGRQVTPVPLLTLFGASNELPEDDELLALYDRFLVRFVVGYINEDFRFLKMLQSKEPSERTTLTLDDLLHLQTETRAVAVPARVLQGLADIRRELSKKNIVASDRRYRQSLSLLQALAYISGRTSVVESDLFFLEHVLWKDPGERGEVHNVIQGLIHGYEDEVQELLFQTRELRDYAERDWESKEQQARAVIEAHTKIRHILAKVNEISEKVSDAGRPLDKVETIKSEIQTIQQQLEKALSSQPSAVSLKRS
- a CDS encoding VWA domain-containing protein, producing MPRRTPIKKKSQFVLPPPPPIPQQTCWIESDSYDRAVYKKLRDESPSLQALEENGIALTPRFDALLQDLFSALFKMNVLFLKDSEVLPSASLNRVLLSALHQGDLAKLLREATLLDEGKAGLATVLLGEGALKLLKAEKPLTRRDLLDLWNMQKQEETVQEKIDEANNAKELSKDLAKQGELSKEAKELLEQAANKLASEARAEEARLRQQAKQLQEDLSRAQQEAETRFRKEAIKVTQNIEDAAQEAESWGVALGGGHKSSPGRQIELGKHLAGNEKLKKLAKMVGRMKEHALALRRKIFERTYEELFEVGIGAEVSRLLPTELMTLHHPILRKDFTRRFVDNELLLYSLRGIEEKGKGPVVVCLDGSSSMIGDKEVWAKALTLTLLEIARRQRRLFRAICFSSADTPLQIFDLNPRERYDVEMGTVMELAEYFPGGGTDFETPLNAARECIRQSRFKRGDIVFITDGECDVKREWAEEFRADKEEMGFSLFSILIDVGGSSSMGVLKEFSDKISTVSQLTSEGVKDLFVKL
- a CDS encoding polysaccharide deacetylase, whose translation is MAKNISVCLSFDFDAMSVWLTTMRSRSLSTVSRGEFGKVGTERLLETLRRSQVLSSWFIPGHTIDTFPDLVTRIAQAGHEIGHHGYCHENPASVKPDEERRILERGIECIRRVTGKTPIGYRSPAADLSPQSVSLLVEYGFLYDSSMMANDFTPYYCRIGDELRTDGPYVFGKEADLVELPMDWSLDDWPYFGLHWPAHHVGLRTPEEVETIWKSDFDFLYQRIGEGVFILTMHPQVIGRGHRILMLERIIEYLKGHEGVTFKTMSQVAVEWKHANPLKKTKE
- a CDS encoding sigma-54-dependent Fis family transcriptional regulator, with product MQRVFDVIKRVAPTDLTVLVTGESGTGKELIANAVHHNSPRKNGPFIKVNCAAMARELVESELFGHEKGAFTGATAAREGKFEAADHGSIFLDEIGDMPLETQAKVLRILQERECERVGGNRTIAVDVRVIAATNKNLQQMVHEGKFREDLFFRLNVVPLTLPSLRDRREDIPLLATHFLKEVTTRYGRGPISFSADAYSALLSAPWPGNVRELKNVIEASAVLTNGQEIYVSDLRLNQPVASLEPNSTATFKEAKQQVIDAFERDFITRALQRHHGNVTKAAAEMGMLRQQLQQKIRELGLKSNQEEE